A section of the Struthio camelus isolate bStrCam1 chromosome 18, bStrCam1.hap1, whole genome shotgun sequence genome encodes:
- the PCK1 gene encoding phosphoenolpyruvate carboxykinase, cytosolic [GTP], translating to MPPQLKTELNIIPKVIQGDLQSLPPEVREFIESNAKLCQPESIHICDGSEEENQKILDIMVEQGMIKKLSKYENCWLALTDPRDVARIESKTVIITPEQRDTTPIPKNGTSQLGRWMSEDDFEKAFNTRFPGCMQGRTMYVIPFSMGPIGSPLSKTGIELTDSPYVVASMRIMTRMGTAALKALGNGEFVKCLHSVGCPLPLKEPLINNWPCNPELTLIAHLPDRREIISFGSGYGGNSLLGKKCFALRIASRIAKEEGWLAEHMLILGITNPEGDKKYFAAAFPSACGKTNLAMMNPSLPGWKIECVGDDIAWMKFDEQGNLRAINPENGFFGVAPGTSVKTNPNAIKTIFKNTIFTNVAETSDGGIYWEGIDEPLPSGVTLTSWKNKNWTPDNGEPCAHPNSRFCTPASQCPIIDPAWDSPEGVPIEAIIFGGRRPTGVPLVYEAFNWQHGVFIGAAMRSEATAAAEHKGKIIMHDPFAMRPFFGYNFGKYLAHWLSMAHRPAAKLPKIFHVNWFRKDNQGKFLWPGYGENSRVLEWMFNRIQGKASAKPTAIGYIPADTALNLKGLENISLTELFEVSKEFWEKEVEEIKQYFEGQINADLPYEIEREVLALEKRIKQL from the exons ATGCCCCCACAGTTGAAGACCGAGCTAAACATCATCCCCAAGGTTATCCAGGGGGATTTGCAGAGCCTGCCTCCAGAAGTGAGAGAGTTCATTGAAAGCAATGCCAAGCTGTGCCAGCCTGAGAGCATTCATATCTGTGATGGCTcagaagaagaaaaccaaaaaattcTGGACATCATGGTAGAACAAGGCATGATTAAGAAGCTGAGCAAGTATGAGAACTG CTGGTTGGCTCTCACTGATCCAAGAGATGTGGCAAGAATTGAGAGCAAAACTGTCATTATCACTCCAGAACAGAGAGATACCACTCCAATCCCTAAAAACGGAACTAGCCAGCTGGGCCGCTGGATGTCAGAAGACGATTTTGAGAAAGCCTTCAATACCAGATTCCCGGGCTGCATGCAAG GACGTACAATGTATGTCATCCCCTTCAGCATGGGGCCTATTGGGTCTCCTTTATCCAAGACTGGGATTGAATTGACAGATTCACCGTATGTAGTGGCCAGCATGAGGATCATGACACGAATGGGAACAGCTGCTTTGAAAGCCCTGGGCAATGGAGAGTTTGTAAAATGCCTTCACTCAGTTGGATGCCCTCTGCCGCTGAAAG AACCGCTAATCAACAACTGGCCATGCAACCCCGAGTTAACACTGATTGCTCATCTCCCAGATCGCAGAGAGATCATTTCATTTGGCAGCGGCTACGGAGGAAACTccttactggggaaaaaatgctttgctCTCAGAATCGCCAGCAGAATCGCCAAGGAAGAGGGCTGGCTAGCTGAGCACATGCTG ATCCTGGGCATTACAAATCCAGAAGGTGACAAGAAGTATTTTGCTGCAGCATTCCCTAGCGCATGTGGAAAGACAAACTTGGCCATGATGAACCCAAGTTTGCCAGGATGGAAAATCGAGTGTGTGGGGGACGATATTGCCTGGATGAAATTTGATGAACAAG GCAACTTACGAGCAATCAATCCAGAAAATGGTTTTTTTGGCGTTGCCCCTGGAACTTCGGTCAAAACAAACCCCAATGCCATTAAAACCATATTCAAGAACACCATCTTTACTAACGTAGCTGAAACCAGTGATGGAGGTATCTACTGGGAAGGCATTGATGAGCCATTGCCATCAGGAGTAACACTGACTTCATGGAAGAACAAGAACTGGACCCCAGATAATG GGGAACCTTGTGCTCATCCCAATTCACGATTCTGCACCCCAGCCAGTCAGTGCCCCATCATAGACCCTGCATGGGACTCACCAGAAGGCGTGCCTATTGAAGCCATCATATTTGGAGGGCGCAGACCTACTG GTGtacctcttgtgtatgaggcctTTAACTGGCAGCACGGAGTATTTATAGGAGCAGCTATGAGATCTGAAGCAACAGCAGCTGCTGAGCACAAAG GCAAAATCATTATGCATGACCCATTTGCCATGAGACCTTTCTTTGGCTATAACTTTGGCAAATACTTAGCCCACTGGCTCAGCATGGCACATCGTCCAGCCGCGAAACTACCAAAGATCTTCCATGTTAACTGGTTCAGGAAAGACAACCAAGGGAAATTCCTGTGGCCTGGCTACGGAGAGAATTCCCGTGTGCTGGAGTGGATGTTCAACAGAATTCAAGGGAAAGCCTCTGCCAAGCCAACTGCCATAGGTTACATCCCTGCTGACACGGCTTTGAACCTGAAAGGTTTAGAAAATATCAGCTTGACTGAACTGTTTGAAGTCTCCAAAGAGTTCTGGGAAAAGGAGGTGGAAGAAATCAAACAATACTTTGAAGGGCAGATTAATGCTGACCTTCCCtatgaaatagaaagagaagtgCTTGCCTTGGAGAAGAGGATAAAACAGCTGTAG